GCAACCGCACGACGAGCGACACCGCTTCCGCGAACGCGGTCGCGCTGGTCGGCTCGCCGTTGCCGGAGAACGCAATGTCGCGCACGACGCGCAAGCCTTCCGGGACATGGCGTTCTAGGTAATCGCCTTCGACCAGCGCATGGAGGAAGCCCGACAGTTCGGCTTCGAGCAGCGACAGGTCGATCTCGGGCGCCCGCCCCCGCACGAGACCGGGCACTTGGCAATACGCGCAATGCCAGTTGCAGGCGTTGTTCGGATTGAGATTGATGCCGACCGAAACGCCGCCGGCGCGCCGCGACAGCACCGGGTAAACATAAGTCAGCCCGGCCAGGTCGCGGTCGTGGTTGCGTATGGAAAGAGTCTGGTCGCGTGCAGTCATGATTTGAAGCCAGTGAATGAAAGATGCCGGAAGGGCGCGCCGGGACGAGCGTCGGGAAGCAGCTATAATTCGGGCCTGTTTTCCCCGGGATCAATCATGCGCATCACCCGCCGCCTGGAATTCGACGCCGGCCACCGGATTCCCGATCATGCCAGCCAGTGCCGCCACTTGCACGGCCATCGCTACGCGATCGAGATCACGCTGTGGGGCGATATCATTGACGCCGCCGGCGAGGCCGTCAACGGCATGGTGATGGATTTTGGCGACGTCAAGCGGATTGCCAGGACGCACGTCGTCGACCGCTGGGATCACGCATTCCTCGTATACCGCGGCGACAGCGCCGTCGTCGATTTCCTCGCGACGATGCCGGCCCACAAGACGGTCGTGCTCGACAGCGTGCCGACCGCCGAGAACCTCGCCAGCGAAGCGTTCCGCATCCTCGACTCGTGCTATCGCGACCTCTACGGCAATCACCTGCGACTCGAACGCGTCCGCCTTTACGAAACCCCCAACTGCTGGGCCGACGCGCTGCGCCCCGGCGAATGACCTCTTTGCGGCTCCCGCGATGTCTGCCCGGCCGGCATGCCCGCGATCGGAAATCAGGCGGCGTACTGGCGCAAGCGGAACGCAAACTCCTGCAATTGCGTGATGCCGCTCTGCTCGGCGCGCGCGATCCAGTCGTGCAACTGCTTGAGCAACTGCTCGCGAGAAGCCGTCGAGCGCGCCCAGATCGCAACGAGGTCGCGGCGCATCGACGCGATCGTCGATAACGCGGCGCTGTCGACGAGCACGAGCTCGAGCGCGCGCCGGGCGTCCGGCGCGAGATTCCTGTCCTCCCCCGACAGCACCCAGCGGCGCAGCGCGCGCGGATTGAAGCTCCTGCCGTGAGTCGCGGCGAGCCGCTCGATCTCGTCGCCGCACAGGCGCTTGAGCGACGCGACATAGCGCGTCATGACGTCGTAGCGATGGGTGATGATCGCCTGCAGCGTGTCGAGGTCGGGAACATTCTTCGCCTCGCCGAATTTCGGCGACGGAATGACTTTCCGCACTTTCGCGAGCCCAAGCAGCGCGAGCACGCGGATATACATCCAGCCGATGTCGAATTCGTACCACTTCGCCGAAAGCTTGGCCGAAGTCGCGAAGCTGTGATGATTGTTGTGCAGTTCCTCGCCGCCGATGAGGATGCCCCACGGCACGAGATTCGTCGCCGCATCGCTGCAATCGAAATTGCGATAGCCGACGTAATGTCCCAGTCCATTGACGACGCCGGCCGCCCAGATCGGGATCCACATCATCTGCACTGCCCAGATCGTCAGCCCGAGCGGGCCGAACAGCACGAGGTCAGTGATCAGCATGACCGAGATGCCGACGATCGAATGCCGGTAGACGTGGCGTTCGAGCCAGTCGTCCGGCGTGCCGTGGCCGTAGCGTGCGAGCGTTTCCCTGTTGCGCGCTTCGGCACGGTAGAGTTCCGCGCCCTCGAACAGGACCTTGCGAATTCCGAGCACCTGCGGGCTGTGCGGGTCGTCGGCGGTTTCGCATTTGGCATGGTGCTTGCGGTGTACCGCAGCCCACTCCTTCGTCACCATGCCCGTCGTGAGCCACAGCCAGGCACGAAAGAAATGACTCGCGATCGGCTGCAGTTCGAGCGCGCGGTGCGCCTGATGGCGGTGCAGGAAAATCGTCACCGAAGCAATGGTCACGTGAGTGAGTGCCAGCGCGACGAGAATGTACCCCCACCACGGAAGATCGATCAGTCCTGCAAGCATGGGCAACCCGTTCCTTCTTAGATGTTGATGTCCTCCGAATCATCGCGGAGGAGCGCTGCACGCGATCTTGCCGCCCTGTCTGCGCGGCTCGGGTCGTCGATCACATGGTTTGCACCCGAACCCTGGCCCGTTTCCGAAAATACGACTGGCGGCAACGGCGACAGCAGCCGCACTTCGCGTTGCGGGAACGGAAACTCGATCCCTTCGGCGCGGAAGCGCTGCCATACCGCGAGGTTGATGTCCGAACTCACGCCGAGCGTGCCTTCCTGCGGGTCAGCAATCCATAGCCCCAGACGCAGGTTGATTCCGCTGTCGGCAAATCCCATCAGGAAAGCGTTCGGAGCGGGTTGGTCGAGCACGCGGGGCTGAGCCTGGGCAACTTCCACGAGGATTGCCATTGCACGCTCGACGTCAGAACCGTAACTCACCTGAAAGTTCAGCGGCACCGCGACGCGGGTGTCGGTGTACGTT
The window above is part of the Azoarcus sp. PA01 genome. Proteins encoded here:
- the queD gene encoding 6-carboxytetrahydropterin synthase QueD, encoding MRITRRLEFDAGHRIPDHASQCRHLHGHRYAIEITLWGDIIDAAGEAVNGMVMDFGDVKRIARTHVVDRWDHAFLVYRGDSAVVDFLATMPAHKTVVLDSVPTAENLASEAFRILDSCYRDLYGNHLRLERVRLYETPNCWADALRPGE
- a CDS encoding fatty acid desaturase yields the protein MLAGLIDLPWWGYILVALALTHVTIASVTIFLHRHQAHRALELQPIASHFFRAWLWLTTGMVTKEWAAVHRKHHAKCETADDPHSPQVLGIRKVLFEGAELYRAEARNRETLARYGHGTPDDWLERHVYRHSIVGISVMLITDLVLFGPLGLTIWAVQMMWIPIWAAGVVNGLGHYVGYRNFDCSDAATNLVPWGILIGGEELHNNHHSFATSAKLSAKWYEFDIGWMYIRVLALLGLAKVRKVIPSPKFGEAKNVPDLDTLQAIITHRYDVMTRYVASLKRLCGDEIERLAATHGRSFNPRALRRWVLSGEDRNLAPDARRALELVLVDSAALSTIASMRRDLVAIWARSTASREQLLKQLHDWIARAEQSGITQLQEFAFRLRQYAA